The Miscanthus floridulus cultivar M001 chromosome 7, ASM1932011v1, whole genome shotgun sequence genome includes a region encoding these proteins:
- the LOC136462923 gene encoding uncharacterized protein — protein sequence MRRQLKCVVGLLLLLAALSPIAVVATARRELPLMAAIGDDEGRQDMSSSGTAATATATAEGGEDATARRRKDDEVVKTNNRRFRRTSSWKQMPASPPQFSFGGWIPFTADYHSVHRHPPTHN from the exons ATGCGGCGGCAGTTGAAGTGCGTCGTCGGCCTACTTCTCCTGCTGGCCGCGCTCAGCCCCATCGCCGTCGTCGCTACCGCGCGCAGAG AGCTGCCGCTAATGGCGGCCATCGGCGACGACGAAGGGCGGCAAGACATGAGCAGCTCAGGAactgcggcgacggcgacggcgacagcgGAGGGCGGGGAGGATGCGACCGCCAGGAGGAGGAAGGATGATGAAGTGGTGAAGACGAACAACCGCCGTTTCAGAAGAACCAGCAGCTGGAAGCAGATGCCTGCTTCTCCGCCGCAGTTTAGCTTCGGTGGCTGGATACCCTTCACCGCCGACTACCACTCCGTCCACAGGCACCCGCCCACGCATAACTAG